In one window of Flavobacterium ginsengisoli DNA:
- the pgl gene encoding 6-phosphogluconolactonase: MIQIYNNTEEINTTAADLFVESAQKAIAAKGKFTAVLTGGSSPAGIYKLLASDAYKNKIDWSKVYIFWGDERWVPLNDDLSNAKMSYSTLLSHVPIPQENIFEMYKDGVTPEEYAAEYEKSIRTVLGEEGKFDLILLGMGDDGHTASLFPGEAVLEEQTKWVDAYYLAPQKMYRITLTAPLINKAEKIVVVAFGEKKVHALKEVTTGEYNPTLYPMQLIKPVSGELLFLVDKVVAGTN, encoded by the coding sequence ATGATACAGATTTATAATAACACAGAAGAAATTAATACTACAGCAGCAGATCTTTTTGTAGAATCGGCTCAAAAAGCAATTGCGGCAAAAGGCAAGTTTACAGCTGTACTTACAGGAGGTTCTTCTCCTGCTGGGATTTACAAATTATTAGCTTCTGATGCTTACAAAAACAAAATAGACTGGAGTAAAGTTTATATTTTTTGGGGTGACGAAAGATGGGTTCCGCTTAACGATGATTTGAGCAATGCTAAAATGTCTTACTCCACTTTATTGAGCCACGTTCCTATTCCGCAAGAAAACATTTTTGAAATGTACAAAGATGGCGTTACACCAGAAGAATATGCAGCTGAATACGAAAAATCTATCAGAACAGTTTTAGGCGAAGAAGGTAAATTTGACTTGATTCTCTTAGGAATGGGAGACGACGGACATACGGCTTCTCTTTTCCCTGGTGAAGCGGTTCTAGAAGAGCAAACTAAATGGGTTGATGCTTATTATTTAGCTCCACAAAAAATGTATAGAATTACGCTTACTGCTCCACTAATCAATAAAGCAGAAAAAATTGTGGTTGTGGCTTTTGGAGAAAAGAAAGTTCACGCTTTGAAAGAAGTTACAACTGGCGAATACAATCCAACATTATATCCAATGCAATTGATTAAACCAGTTTCTGGTGAATTATTGTTTTTGGTGGATAAAGTTGTTGCTGGAACAAACTAA
- a CDS encoding tetratricopeptide repeat protein, which yields MREAGWGTLQHYYSIPYYIAVKFSMWDKIMEIPQPEKDLVYPNAIWHYARGMAYLGKNDIANAEKQLASLNQLAKDKTLKEVTIWNINTTYDLVQIATNVLSAGVEAKKNNLDKAIVLLNQAITIEDQLNYNEPPDWFFSVRHSLGTVLLKAGKYAEAEKVYKQDLQTLPKNGFALIGLYNALSSQKKEKEALKIKTSFDDAWQYADFEIKDSSSILE from the coding sequence ATGCGTGAAGCTGGCTGGGGAACTTTACAGCATTATTATAGCATTCCGTATTATATCGCTGTAAAATTTTCGATGTGGGATAAAATTATGGAGATTCCACAACCTGAAAAAGACCTTGTATATCCAAATGCGATTTGGCATTACGCAAGAGGAATGGCGTATCTCGGGAAAAATGATATTGCCAATGCCGAAAAACAGCTTGCTTCTCTGAACCAATTAGCCAAAGACAAAACCTTAAAAGAGGTTACCATTTGGAATATCAATACCACTTATGATCTTGTTCAGATTGCAACCAATGTGCTTTCAGCAGGAGTTGAAGCCAAAAAGAATAATTTGGATAAAGCAATTGTTCTTTTAAACCAAGCAATAACAATTGAAGACCAATTAAATTACAACGAACCACCAGATTGGTTTTTCTCCGTTAGACATTCTTTAGGAACAGTTTTACTGAAAGCTGGAAAATACGCCGAAGCTGAAAAAGTCTACAAACAAGATTTACAAACGCTTCCAAAAAACGGCTTCGCCTTAATCGGACTTTATAATGCTTTATCGTCACAGAAGAAAGAAAAAGAGGCTTTAAAAATCAAAACCTCTTTTGATGATGCTTGGCAATATGCTGATTTTGAGATTAAGGATTCTTCTAGTATTTTGGAATGA